TTGCCGATGCGGGTGATCACCTGCGGCTCGGGCGCCCGCAGATGTCCCTCGTCGAACATTTCCAGGACCTTTCTCGCGGGGAAACCGGCGGCCTCGATGCGCTCCTCGGCGCCGGTCGAGAGCTCGGCCGCCGCCCCGCCGTCACCGCCTCCCCCGTCGGCCCCGCCGTCCCGCTGCGCGGGGATGGCGACGGCCCGCCCGCTCTCCTTCACGGTCTCCTTGGGGGCGCGCGCCTTGGCTTCGTGGGCCGCCATGGGCCCGGTCATGTAGGCGAGGATCGCCGCGGAGGCGATGAACGCCATGTGGATGACCGTCCCCCACAGCAGGTCGTGCCGGGGCGTGTGGTGCACGTCGACGAACATCTGGAGCAGGTGCACCGACGAGATGCCCACGATGGCGGTGGCCAGCTTGACCTTCAGGACGTTGGAATTGACGTGCGAGAGCCACTCGGGCTGGTCCCTGTGGCCCTGCAGTCCGATCCGCGAGACGAACGTCTCGTACCCCCCGACGATCACCATGATCAGCAGATTGGCGATCATCACCACATCGACGAGCTTGAGGACGGCGAGCATGACGTGCGTCTCGTCCGCGTGGCCGCTGATCACGTGATGGATGAGGTGCCACAACTCGTTGAAGAACTTGAAGACGTACACGCCCTGCGCGGCCACCAGGCCGAAGTACAGGGGCGCTTGGAGCCACCGGGTCGCGAAGAGCGCACACCCCAGTGTGGTCATCTTCGGCGGGGACGAGGTGGAGCGGGACACGAGACCTCCAACGGCCGTGAGGTTGGTCATTCTTGTGGTCCGCCGCCGACAATCTGAATTCGAGCCACCCGTTGGGATGAATAGAAATCCAGTCGGACAGGAAACCCCGCATGCCACCTCCCCCTCCCCTGCCCCTCGCCGGTGTCACCGTCGTCAGCCTCGAACAGGCCGTCGCCGCACCCTTCGCCACCCGGCAGCTCGCCGATCTGGGGGCCAGGGTCATCAAGGTCGAACGGCCGGGCGGCGGTGACTTCGCCCGGCGGTACGACACGACCGTGCGGGGGCAGGCCAGCTATTTCGTCTGGCTCAACCGGTCCAAGGAGTCGATCACGCTCGACCTCAAGTCGGAGCGGGGCCTGGCGATCCTCGAAGAGCTCGTCGCGGGCGCCGACGTGTTCGTGCAGAACCTCGCCCCGGGCGCCGCCGTGCGGCTCGGGTTCGGGGCCGAGGAGCTGCGGGAGCGCCACCCGTCCCTGATCACGTGCACCGTCAGCGGCTACGGCACGGACGGGCCCTGGGCGGACCGCAAGGCGTACGACCTGCTCGTGCAGTGCCAGACCGGGCTGCTCCAGCTCACCGGCACCCCGGACGAGATGGCGCGGGCGGGGATCTCCGTCGCGGACATCGCCGGGGGGATGTACGCGTACAGCGGCATCCTGTCGGCGCTGTACACGCGGGCGACGAC
The sequence above is a segment of the Streptomyces sp. Je 1-369 genome. Coding sequences within it:
- the istB gene encoding IS21-like element helper ATPase IstB — protein: MTTLGCALFATRWLQAPLYFGLVAAQGVYVFKFFNELWHLIHHVISGHADETHVMLAVLKLVDVVMIANLLIMVIVGGYETFVSRIGLQGHRDQPEWLSHVNSNVLKVKLATAIVGISSVHLLQMFVDVHHTPRHDLLWGTVIHMAFIASAAILAYMTGPMAAHEAKARAPKETVKESGRAVAIPAQRDGGADGGGGDGGAAAELSTGAEERIEAAGFPARKVLEMFDEGHLRAPEPQVITRIGKVDFVARKANVILLGGPGTGKTHLAVALGVRACQAGHQVLFATAAEWGTRLAEAKAAGRLRKELTRLDAYPVLVVDEVGYVPFDSDVARLLFQLVSHRYERGSLIVTGNRPLGHWDEVFGDSATASATVDRLAHHAEVITLDADSYRTRRLDSTQVVGAGGTGSGGGSAPAF